In Polynucleobacter sp. TUM22923, one genomic interval encodes:
- the ftsL gene encoding cell division protein FtsL, with translation MNRATFTLLALLLICALSLVASQQRARKLFIALERAQIEERKLNQDWLRLEYEQRNLSKSARIRDVARNQLHMVPISPERTLYLKEAR, from the coding sequence TTGAATCGGGCAACCTTTACACTGCTTGCGCTACTGTTGATTTGCGCCCTGTCTTTGGTAGCTTCACAGCAACGTGCGCGAAAATTATTTATCGCATTAGAGCGTGCGCAAATTGAAGAGCGCAAACTAAATCAAGATTGGTTACGTTTGGAGTATGAACAACGCAACCTATCAAAGTCCGCCAGAATTCGTGATGTAGCTCGTAACCAATTACACATGGTGCCAATTTCTCCTGAGCGTACCTTGTATCTGAAGGAAGCAAGATGA
- the mraZ gene encoding division/cell wall cluster transcriptional repressor MraZ, giving the protein MFQGASALNLDAKGRMSVPAKHRDALLVQGEGRITLTKHPDGCLLLFPRPEWEAFRSRVAQLPMDAHWWRRIFLGNAAEIDLDGAGRILVSPELRSAAGIEKEVMLLGMGSHLELWDAATYAAKEQAAIAQGMPEALKQFNF; this is encoded by the coding sequence GTGTTTCAAGGTGCGTCAGCTCTCAATTTAGATGCAAAAGGCCGCATGTCTGTGCCGGCAAAGCATCGTGACGCCTTGTTAGTTCAAGGCGAGGGTCGCATTACGCTCACGAAACACCCTGATGGATGCCTACTTTTATTCCCACGCCCCGAGTGGGAAGCATTTCGTTCTCGCGTTGCCCAATTGCCAATGGATGCCCACTGGTGGCGTCGCATATTTTTAGGTAACGCTGCTGAAATAGATTTGGATGGTGCTGGAAGAATTTTAGTCAGCCCTGAATTGCGTTCTGCAGCAGGGATTGAAAAAGAAGTGATGTTGCTAGGCATGGGTAGCCATCTGGAATTGTGGGATGCAGCGACCTATGCTGCAAAAGAGCAGGCTGCCATTGCGCAAGGTATGCCTGAAGCGTTAAAGCAATTTAATTTTTGA
- the murD gene encoding UDP-N-acetylmuramoyl-L-alanine--D-glutamate ligase yields the protein MLLKDAEYQGPEHFLILGLGESGYAMAKWCLRNGAKLSLADTRERVNLSEQQKAWLSDLESSGLKDVFLGSLDVLLLQHVDVIGISPGLSPLHEPIQSFLAKAHELDVDIWGEMEFFARAIAALDRMAQVDQSVYKPAVLAITGTNGKTTTTALTGQLCERAGKKVAVAGNISPAALNKLMACLDESDQISDLPEIWVLELSSFQLIYTSTFNATAAAVLNITQDHLDWHGDMQAYASAKANIFGSDTICILNRDDSLVLSLLSQEQRASKSIVTFGSNRPDEQGGFGIEHDLRAGGIDWLVWAEIDEDLELQPKRRRKTVVVDEEPLRLKRLIPADALRIRGRHNALNALAALALARAAGLPMNVLLHGLRDYHGEPHRVQSIAIVANVEYVNDSKGTNVGATVAALNGFSANESGKRIWLIAGGDGKGQDFSPLREPALRFVKGAFLIGKDAPTIAAVLDGVVPCVMSQTLQNAVQEVAKKAQSGDIVLLSPSCASFDQFSDYIARAEVFIAEVEELGMQFEGVHA from the coding sequence ATGCTCTTAAAGGATGCGGAATACCAAGGTCCCGAACATTTCTTAATCCTTGGATTAGGCGAATCTGGCTATGCGATGGCTAAGTGGTGCCTACGAAATGGGGCTAAGCTAAGCCTTGCCGATACTCGTGAACGTGTAAATCTGAGTGAGCAACAAAAAGCCTGGTTGAGCGACTTGGAATCTTCTGGGCTAAAGGATGTTTTTCTCGGATCCCTTGATGTTCTACTTCTTCAGCACGTTGACGTTATTGGAATTAGTCCAGGACTATCTCCGCTGCATGAGCCTATTCAGTCATTTTTAGCAAAAGCACACGAGTTGGATGTGGATATCTGGGGTGAGATGGAATTCTTTGCTAGAGCGATTGCCGCACTAGATCGGATGGCTCAGGTAGATCAGTCAGTATATAAACCAGCCGTGTTAGCTATTACTGGAACCAATGGTAAAACCACCACAACAGCATTAACGGGCCAACTATGTGAACGCGCTGGGAAGAAGGTAGCCGTAGCGGGAAACATTAGTCCTGCTGCTTTAAATAAACTTATGGCCTGTTTAGATGAGTCAGATCAGATTAGCGACTTACCTGAAATTTGGGTTTTAGAGTTATCGAGTTTTCAACTGATATATACGAGCACCTTTAACGCAACTGCAGCGGCTGTATTAAATATTACGCAAGACCATTTAGATTGGCATGGTGATATGCAGGCATACGCTAGTGCTAAAGCCAATATTTTTGGCTCAGACACTATCTGCATTTTAAATCGCGATGACTCCTTGGTATTGAGCCTACTGTCTCAAGAGCAAAGGGCCAGCAAATCAATAGTTACTTTTGGTTCAAATCGACCTGATGAGCAGGGTGGCTTTGGTATTGAGCATGACTTGCGAGCGGGTGGTATTGACTGGTTGGTATGGGCTGAGATTGATGAGGATTTAGAGCTTCAACCAAAGCGTCGCCGTAAGACAGTGGTGGTAGATGAGGAGCCACTGCGTCTAAAACGATTAATTCCAGCAGATGCACTACGTATTCGTGGTCGTCATAATGCCCTTAATGCTCTGGCTGCACTGGCTTTAGCAAGGGCTGCAGGATTGCCCATGAATGTCCTGTTACATGGTCTGCGGGATTATCACGGTGAGCCACATCGAGTACAAAGCATAGCTATCGTTGCTAACGTTGAGTACGTCAATGATAGTAAAGGTACAAATGTAGGTGCTACTGTTGCTGCACTCAATGGATTTAGTGCAAATGAATCTGGCAAGCGTATTTGGTTAATTGCAGGCGGTGATGGAAAAGGTCAGGATTTCAGTCCTTTGCGTGAGCCAGCCTTAAGATTTGTAAAGGGTGCCTTTTTGATTGGTAAAGATGCCCCTACAATTGCCGCGGTTTTAGATGGGGTCGTCCCCTGCGTTATGAGTCAAACTTTGCAAAATGCAGTGCAAGAAGTTGCTAAAAAAGCGCAGTCTGGGGATATTGTTTTATTGTCTCCATCCTGCGCTAGTTTTGATCAGTTCAGTGATTACATTGCACGTGCCGAAGTATTTATCGCGGAAGTTGAAGAGTTGGGCATGCAATTCGAGGGAGTGCACGCTTGA
- the murF gene encoding UDP-N-acetylmuramoyl-tripeptide--D-alanyl-D-alanine ligase produces MTTLSRMQAMLPGSQLLHIAPEDAKTLSISRVSSDSRKVQAGELFISLVGDRFDAHDFLDDVESAGASAALVSSLDKCPKHLPAVCVPDVRKSLGQLAQAWRAQFSIPVALVTGSNGKTTVKEMIASIFKGAVGLDQVLVTQGNLNNDIGLPLTLLRMRESDRLAVIELGMNHPGETAQLAAIAQANIAVINNAQREHQEFMATVEAVAIEHATALSALPINGVAVFPADSEFTSLWRQASVDRKVIDFAFATDHQVISASVTGSSLSNGKVEIQTEQGVIEVRLNTLGDHNIRNALAASAVALGAGLSLENIKTGLESFSPVNGRMQSKYLSAQRTLIDDTYNANPDSVCAAIDSLKRSGNISWLVLGDMGEVGDQGPAFHEEVGAYAAECGIAQFFALGEQSHFAAQGFNKIKNERALTSHAFHFMDIDQLLEVMSTQLGALPNSQDQQLDILVKGSRFMRMERVVQALLEEAKTCS; encoded by the coding sequence ATGACTACGCTATCTCGAATGCAGGCAATGCTACCAGGCAGTCAGCTGCTCCACATCGCACCCGAAGATGCCAAAACATTATCAATTTCGCGAGTAAGTAGCGATAGTCGAAAGGTTCAGGCGGGTGAACTGTTCATTAGCTTGGTAGGCGATCGATTTGATGCCCATGATTTTTTGGATGATGTGGAAAGTGCGGGCGCTAGTGCTGCACTTGTTTCCAGTCTAGATAAGTGTCCAAAGCATCTTCCGGCAGTATGCGTCCCAGATGTTAGAAAAAGCTTGGGTCAGCTGGCACAAGCATGGCGTGCACAGTTTTCGATTCCAGTAGCCCTTGTCACTGGCTCCAATGGAAAAACTACTGTTAAAGAAATGATTGCCTCTATATTTAAGGGGGCAGTAGGCTTAGACCAGGTGCTTGTGACTCAGGGAAACTTGAATAATGATATCGGTCTGCCATTGACCCTCTTGCGTATGCGCGAGAGCGATCGGTTGGCTGTGATTGAGTTGGGGATGAATCATCCTGGTGAGACTGCCCAGCTAGCTGCTATTGCACAAGCCAACATTGCAGTAATCAATAATGCTCAACGTGAGCATCAAGAATTCATGGCTACAGTCGAGGCGGTCGCAATCGAGCATGCGACTGCGCTGAGCGCATTACCGATTAATGGCGTGGCAGTTTTTCCGGCAGATTCTGAATTTACTAGTCTATGGCGTCAAGCCTCTGTGGATCGTAAGGTGATAGATTTTGCTTTTGCAACTGATCATCAAGTTATTAGCGCATCAGTAACGGGCTCATCCCTATCCAATGGAAAAGTTGAAATTCAAACTGAGCAAGGCGTTATTGAGGTTCGACTCAATACGCTGGGCGACCATAACATCAGGAATGCGCTTGCAGCTAGTGCCGTTGCTTTGGGTGCGGGCCTTAGTCTTGAAAATATTAAAACAGGCTTAGAGTCTTTTTCCCCGGTTAACGGCAGGATGCAGTCTAAATACTTAAGTGCACAGCGTACGCTGATTGATGACACTTATAACGCTAACCCTGATTCTGTTTGTGCTGCGATTGATTCACTAAAGCGATCAGGAAATATATCTTGGCTCGTGTTGGGTGATATGGGTGAAGTCGGAGATCAAGGCCCTGCTTTTCACGAAGAGGTTGGAGCTTATGCAGCTGAATGCGGAATTGCTCAATTCTTTGCATTAGGGGAGCAATCTCATTTTGCGGCGCAGGGTTTTAATAAGATCAAAAATGAGCGGGCGCTCACTTCTCACGCATTTCACTTTATGGATATTGATCAATTACTAGAGGTAATGAGCACTCAATTGGGAGCGCTGCCCAACAGTCAGGATCAGCAGTTGGATATTTTGGTTAAAGGATCTCGTTTTATGCGTATGGAGCGCGTGGTTCAGGCTTTGCTAGAGGAGGCTAAGACATGCTCTTAA
- the mraY gene encoding phospho-N-acetylmuramoyl-pentapeptide-transferase yields the protein MLLILAQWLQDDYGFFRVFNYITFRAVMATVTALLIGLAAGPWVIRKLVALKMGQAVRTDGPQTHLVKSGTPTMGGVLILLGIFISCMLWADLSNRFIWIVMIVTFGFGLVGWVDDYRKVVRKDPKGMASKEKFLWQTLIGLFAAVYLAFSVSEVNNLKVLQLFLDWLRSGFALNLPAKSNLLIPFMKEISYPLGVMGFIILSYLVIVGSSNAVNLTDGLDGLVIMPVILVGAALGAFAYVMGNAIYAKYLLFPYIPGAGELMIFCGAMGGAGLAFLWYNTHPAQVFMGDVGALALGGALGTIAVIVRQEIVLFVMGGIFVAETCSVILQVLWFKFTKKRFGEGRRIFRMAPLHHHFELGGWRETQVVVRFWIITILLVLIGLSSLKLR from the coding sequence ATGCTCTTAATATTGGCGCAATGGCTTCAGGATGACTACGGATTCTTCCGAGTATTTAATTACATTACCTTTAGAGCGGTGATGGCAACTGTGACCGCCCTTTTAATTGGCTTAGCAGCAGGCCCTTGGGTTATTCGTAAGCTGGTGGCATTAAAAATGGGTCAGGCAGTGCGCACTGACGGCCCTCAAACGCATTTGGTGAAATCAGGCACACCAACAATGGGTGGTGTGTTGATTCTGCTGGGCATCTTTATTTCTTGCATGCTGTGGGCGGACCTCAGTAATCGATTTATTTGGATTGTGATGATTGTGACCTTTGGTTTTGGTCTAGTAGGCTGGGTAGATGACTATCGCAAAGTGGTTCGTAAAGATCCCAAGGGTATGGCTTCAAAGGAAAAATTCTTGTGGCAAACCTTAATTGGGCTATTTGCCGCCGTTTACTTAGCATTCTCTGTATCTGAGGTGAATAATCTCAAAGTATTGCAGTTGTTCTTAGATTGGCTTCGGAGTGGTTTTGCTTTAAATCTACCCGCAAAATCTAATTTGCTGATTCCGTTCATGAAGGAAATTAGCTATCCATTGGGAGTAATGGGCTTCATCATTTTGAGCTACTTAGTGATTGTAGGCAGTAGTAATGCGGTGAACTTGACGGATGGTCTTGACGGCCTAGTCATCATGCCAGTGATTTTGGTCGGAGCCGCTCTGGGCGCATTTGCTTATGTAATGGGAAATGCCATATACGCTAAATATTTATTATTCCCTTATATTCCTGGTGCTGGTGAGCTCATGATTTTCTGTGGAGCGATGGGAGGCGCAGGCCTAGCCTTTCTTTGGTACAACACACATCCTGCCCAAGTATTTATGGGCGATGTAGGCGCGCTTGCATTAGGCGGCGCCTTAGGCACTATCGCAGTGATTGTTCGTCAAGAAATCGTACTGTTTGTGATGGGCGGCATTTTTGTTGCTGAAACCTGTTCAGTCATATTGCAAGTCTTATGGTTTAAATTTACCAAAAAACGTTTTGGAGAGGGGCGCCGTATTTTTAGAATGGCGCCGCTACATCACCATTTTGAATTAGGTGGCTGGCGCGAAACACAAGTAGTCGTGCGATTCTGGATCATCACTATTTTATTAGTACTCATTGGCCTGTCGAGCCTGAAATTACGGTAA
- the coq7 gene encoding 2-polyprenyl-3-methyl-6-methoxy-1,4-benzoquinone monooxygenase, whose product MAFVDRLIMEFDTALRSMAGGAHAHRPMPGSNAYSADQLETADREHSAGLMRVNHVGEVCAQALYQAQKLLARRGEIQQMLSDSAQEEMDHLAWCEIRLKELGSHTSYLNPIWYAGSFAIGIVAGLAGDKWSLGFVAETEKQVENHLESHLHKLPQQDHRSRAIVDQMREDEIEHGRAAISAGGEPLPEPIKKIMQAVSTLMTKTAYRI is encoded by the coding sequence ATGGCTTTTGTTGACCGTCTCATTATGGAGTTCGATACTGCGCTTCGGTCGATGGCGGGCGGGGCTCATGCCCACCGGCCTATGCCAGGATCAAATGCCTATTCAGCTGATCAACTTGAAACTGCTGATCGAGAGCATTCTGCTGGGCTGATGCGGGTAAATCATGTAGGCGAAGTCTGTGCCCAGGCGCTGTACCAAGCTCAAAAATTACTGGCTCGTAGGGGTGAAATTCAGCAAATGCTGAGCGATTCTGCGCAAGAGGAGATGGATCATTTAGCTTGGTGTGAAATTCGCTTGAAAGAGCTTGGCTCACACACGAGTTACCTTAATCCTATTTGGTATGCAGGATCTTTTGCAATCGGTATCGTGGCTGGCTTAGCGGGCGATAAGTGGAGCTTGGGCTTTGTAGCCGAGACTGAAAAACAGGTAGAAAATCACTTAGAAAGTCACCTTCACAAATTACCCCAACAGGACCATCGTTCGCGCGCTATCGTGGACCAAATGCGTGAAGATGAAATTGAGCATGGTCGGGCGGCAATTTCTGCTGGTGGAGAACCTCTGCCGGAGCCAATTAAAAAAATTATGCAGGCTGTTTCTACATTGATGACTAAAACTGCTTACAGAATCTAA
- a CDS encoding penicillin-binding protein 2 produces MRPVGFSTTPNLVLRLPMWRSRLMLFLLFFVFMMLLIRAFWIQGPGNAFYEAKGVRGTQRELELPASRGKILDRNGQVIATSLEAKSIIAYNDTVPDDLSVEKIRELAGLLQMGEAELRKKLKEERKQIFLKRQVDPVVAQKIKQLEIPGIGLNNEYRRFYPEGEAMAHVVGFTNVEDRGQEGMELSREKELAGHPGQRRVVVDRLGRVVEDVAILQLPQNGKDLQLSIDSKIQFLAYNAVKNAVEQHRASAGGAVVLDTQTGEILALANYPSYNPNDRRKLTGEQLRNRVLTDTFEPGSTMKPLTIAIALEKGAVTPTTNMVIGAKYLVGPKPITDTHPYSNLTISQIIQKSSNIGTAKIAMNNLSAEEMWNFYTSVGMGQAPKIGFPGAVAGTVHPFKKWMPTDQARIAFGYGISGSLFQVARSYTIFARDGELVPLTIERSPDFKPGTHVISAKTAIEMRSMMESVTEPGGTAIKAQAEGYRVGGKTGTAHKLVGKGYGNKYRAYFVGLAPISAPRIVVAVMIDEPTGGSHYGGDVAAPVFSTIVSETLRSLNILPDSNTRQASLDGKIPSDIQSAAMKTQPVVLKR; encoded by the coding sequence ATGAGGCCAGTTGGATTTTCAACGACGCCAAATTTAGTACTGCGTCTTCCAATGTGGCGTTCACGCCTCATGTTGTTTCTATTGTTCTTCGTCTTCATGATGTTGCTTATTCGCGCCTTTTGGATTCAAGGCCCTGGAAATGCATTTTATGAAGCCAAAGGTGTGCGTGGTACACAGCGAGAGTTAGAGCTACCAGCCTCTCGGGGAAAAATCTTAGATCGCAATGGGCAAGTAATCGCAACGAGCTTAGAGGCAAAGTCGATTATTGCTTATAACGATACTGTTCCAGACGACCTATCGGTTGAGAAGATTCGTGAGTTGGCCGGCCTCTTACAAATGGGTGAGGCAGAATTACGTAAAAAACTAAAAGAAGAACGCAAGCAAATTTTCTTAAAGCGTCAAGTTGATCCAGTAGTGGCGCAGAAAATTAAGCAATTAGAAATTCCAGGTATTGGCTTAAACAACGAATACCGCCGTTTTTATCCTGAAGGTGAGGCGATGGCGCACGTTGTGGGCTTCACCAATGTCGAGGATCGTGGGCAGGAGGGGATGGAGCTCTCCCGAGAAAAAGAATTAGCTGGGCATCCTGGCCAAAGAAGAGTGGTGGTTGACCGTTTAGGGCGCGTAGTTGAGGATGTCGCTATTTTGCAATTACCGCAGAACGGTAAGGATCTGCAACTTTCTATCGATAGCAAAATTCAATTCTTAGCTTACAACGCAGTTAAAAATGCTGTCGAGCAGCATCGTGCCAGTGCAGGTGGTGCTGTAGTACTAGACACTCAGACAGGGGAAATTTTAGCGTTGGCAAATTACCCAAGCTATAACCCAAATGATCGTAGAAAACTAACCGGCGAACAATTACGTAATCGGGTGTTGACCGATACATTTGAACCTGGTTCAACAATGAAGCCACTTACGATTGCCATTGCTTTGGAAAAGGGTGCCGTTACACCAACAACAAATATGGTGATAGGTGCAAAGTATTTGGTCGGGCCTAAGCCAATTACCGATACCCATCCCTATAGCAATTTAACAATCTCCCAAATTATTCAGAAATCAAGCAATATTGGGACAGCGAAAATTGCGATGAATAATCTCTCGGCAGAAGAGATGTGGAATTTTTACACCTCTGTTGGTATGGGGCAGGCTCCAAAGATTGGCTTTCCTGGTGCAGTTGCTGGAACAGTGCATCCCTTTAAAAAATGGATGCCGACAGACCAGGCGCGAATCGCCTTTGGATATGGCATCTCCGGTTCGCTATTCCAGGTTGCTCGTTCCTATACGATTTTTGCACGTGATGGCGAGTTAGTTCCCTTAACGATTGAGAGAAGTCCAGACTTTAAGCCGGGAACACATGTGATTTCTGCTAAGACTGCGATTGAGATGCGCAGCATGATGGAATCTGTGACGGAGCCAGGTGGTACGGCAATTAAGGCGCAGGCTGAAGGTTATCGCGTGGGTGGAAAGACGGGTACGGCACATAAGTTGGTAGGCAAGGGCTACGGTAATAAATATCGCGCTTATTTTGTTGGACTTGCACCTATCAGTGCGCCACGTATTGTTGTAGCAGTCATGATCGATGAACCTACGGGCGGGAGTCACTATGGTGGTGATGTTGCTGCACCCGTATTTTCAACGATCGTTAGTGAAACCTTACGTTCCTTAAATATTCTGCCAGATAGCAATACAAGGCAAGCCTCATTAGACGGAAAAATTCCTAGCGATATTCAAAGTGCTGCCATGAAGACGCAGCCAGTGGTTCTTAAAAGATGA
- a CDS encoding UDP-N-acetylmuramoyl-L-alanyl-D-glutamate--2,6-diaminopimelate ligase: MYTEPHLLVSHLRELTPASARACADSRQIQKGDIFFAYSVGHGNALRDGRHYINAALENGAAAIVFDPSGDIANPYLEHPQCFAIENLASLAGPLCAQWYGYPGDHLRVIGVTGTNGKTTITQWLAQVMDEKNHRVGLLGTLGTGFVDCLVRTGYTTPDAPRLQTQLKEFVDAGASQVVMEISSHALDQGRVAGLIVECAVFTNLTQDHLDYHGTMSDYAKAKAMLFEQPGLLHAVINFDDAFGRELATRLLAKNGPQVWGYALSQDAFTEFEKFGDRLKRAYTKNSAVSVMGYQSVLSCEGIDSALVQLPIIGAFNLSNCLAVWTILLSQGFPCDEATKRITKLSPVSGRMELIQLHRSHKTAHPFIVVDYAHTPDALVKTLDALRPIANQRGGKIWCVFGCGGDRDMGKRSQMGSVAQEFADHVIVTSDNPRSEEPDAIIAMIKAGMTADVKNVQFVSDRAAAIMAAVRHADVKDVVLIAGKGHEFTQEINGKKFDFSDQEHVQLAAGRSV; encoded by the coding sequence ATGTATACAGAACCTCATCTATTGGTTTCCCATTTGCGTGAACTGACTCCTGCTTCGGCAAGAGCATGTGCTGACTCTCGTCAGATTCAGAAGGGTGATATTTTCTTTGCATATTCCGTGGGTCATGGTAATGCGCTGCGTGATGGACGGCATTATATTAACGCTGCCTTAGAAAATGGTGCTGCAGCTATCGTATTTGATCCTTCTGGTGATATTGCAAATCCCTATCTAGAGCATCCCCAATGTTTTGCTATTGAGAATCTTGCCTCATTGGCAGGTCCGCTTTGTGCGCAATGGTATGGGTATCCCGGCGATCATCTTCGGGTAATTGGTGTTACTGGTACTAATGGTAAGACTACGATTACCCAATGGCTTGCGCAAGTTATGGATGAGAAAAATCATCGGGTAGGATTGCTTGGAACCCTCGGCACTGGTTTTGTAGACTGCTTAGTACGTACTGGCTATACAACACCTGATGCCCCTCGTTTACAAACGCAACTAAAAGAATTTGTAGATGCTGGTGCGAGCCAAGTAGTAATGGAAATTTCTTCACATGCGCTAGACCAAGGTCGAGTTGCTGGCCTGATAGTTGAGTGCGCTGTATTCACTAATTTGACACAAGATCACTTGGATTATCACGGCACAATGTCTGATTATGCCAAGGCAAAAGCAATGCTCTTTGAGCAGCCTGGTCTTTTGCATGCAGTGATTAACTTTGATGATGCATTTGGTCGCGAGCTTGCAACTCGCTTGTTGGCTAAAAATGGCCCTCAAGTTTGGGGGTATGCACTTAGTCAAGATGCCTTCACTGAATTTGAGAAATTCGGAGACCGCCTAAAACGAGCATATACAAAAAATAGCGCTGTATCTGTGATGGGCTATCAGTCCGTCTTGAGCTGTGAGGGCATTGATTCAGCATTAGTGCAGCTCCCAATAATAGGTGCGTTTAATCTCAGTAATTGTTTGGCAGTCTGGACTATTCTATTGAGTCAAGGGTTTCCGTGTGATGAGGCTACAAAACGAATAACGAAGTTAAGCCCAGTATCGGGTCGTATGGAGTTAATTCAACTCCATCGATCTCATAAAACAGCACACCCATTTATTGTTGTGGATTATGCGCACACACCCGATGCACTAGTTAAAACGTTAGACGCACTTCGCCCTATAGCCAATCAAAGGGGTGGAAAAATATGGTGCGTATTCGGTTGCGGCGGTGATCGCGATATGGGTAAGCGTTCGCAAATGGGATCTGTAGCCCAAGAGTTTGCTGATCATGTCATTGTCACTAGTGATAATCCCAGATCTGAAGAGCCAGACGCCATTATTGCCATGATTAAAGCAGGCATGACAGCTGATGTAAAAAATGTGCAATTTGTTTCGGATCGTGCTGCTGCAATTATGGCGGCAGTACGTCATGCAGATGTAAAGGATGTTGTGCTCATTGCCGGAAAAGGTCATGAATTTACTCAGGAAATTAATGGTAAGAAATTTGATTTCTCTGATCAAGAACATGTCCAGCTCGCTGCGGGGAGAAGCGTGTGA
- the rsmH gene encoding 16S rRNA (cytosine(1402)-N(4))-methyltransferase RsmH — MNTTHRPVLLAEAVTALISGPLITSHSTTENLILIDGTFGRGGHTKALLAQLPSSAKMIAFDKDLDAIAVAQQINDQRLHIVHDSFAQMDQYAEPGSVDGILLDLGISSPQVDEAHRGFSFRREGPLDMRMNTDQGLTAAQWLEQASPEEITHVIKTYGEERFAFQIAKAIVAKREAGLAPKTTLELATLVASVVRTREAGQDPATRTFQALRIFINRELEDLERGLKAALTLLKPGARLAVISFHSLEDRIVKQFLQTHSKVEIPRGLPVRDRDLPQSELAIIGRIKPSTDEVRENPRARSAIMRVAEKRLGATA, encoded by the coding sequence ATGAATACAACTCATCGCCCAGTACTACTGGCCGAGGCGGTGACAGCACTAATCAGCGGCCCACTCATCACCAGTCACAGCACAACAGAAAATCTCATCTTGATCGATGGGACTTTTGGGCGTGGTGGGCATACAAAGGCATTGCTGGCCCAACTTCCTTCCAGTGCGAAAATGATTGCATTCGACAAGGATTTGGATGCGATCGCAGTAGCTCAGCAAATCAACGATCAGCGATTACATATCGTGCACGATAGCTTTGCGCAGATGGATCAGTATGCAGAGCCAGGATCCGTCGATGGTATTTTGTTGGATCTCGGCATCAGCTCTCCACAAGTAGACGAGGCGCATCGGGGCTTTTCATTTCGCCGAGAGGGTCCGTTAGATATGCGGATGAATACGGACCAAGGCCTAACTGCTGCGCAGTGGTTGGAACAAGCATCCCCAGAAGAAATCACCCATGTGATTAAGACCTATGGCGAAGAGCGTTTTGCATTTCAAATTGCAAAAGCAATTGTGGCTAAGCGTGAAGCAGGGTTGGCACCAAAAACAACTTTAGAGCTAGCAACTTTAGTTGCAAGCGTAGTTCGAACCCGAGAAGCTGGACAAGATCCTGCTACAAGAACCTTTCAAGCCTTACGTATTTTTATAAATCGTGAATTAGAAGATCTCGAACGGGGATTAAAGGCCGCGCTTACCTTGCTAAAGCCGGGCGCAAGACTGGCAGTAATTAGCTTTCATTCTCTAGAAGATCGTATTGTTAAACAATTTTTACAGACCCACTCTAAAGTAGAGATTCCTCGAGGTCTACCGGTACGCGATAGGGATTTGCCGCAAAGTGAATTGGCCATTATTGGGCGAATTAAACCAAGTACTGATGAGGTGCGCGAAAATCCTCGTGCTCGTTCAGCCATTATGCGAGTAGCCGAAAAGAGATTAGGAGCAACAGCTTGA